In one Leptotrichia sp. OH3620_COT-345 genomic region, the following are encoded:
- a CDS encoding PTS sugar transporter subunit IIA: MNRENLSLKERMNILKMILFFDESGLKLSDIAESMKISRIEVRKDLEKLTDELKKDGINLIYENYVGYKLEGNKGKLLIKRVETLEEIMAQFDGGSFFVSENNDKWESSDYFYGYIKYENIEIVREFLAEIRKKMNIEIREQNYSKVFSYILILINFEKLYNNDRKHTVKKFLLHTPEYLISEEVLKKIFTNRNKDFCLNDGKLLLIADLITGIMINGFSENSFYQWINEGVIIEKIISKAGKLTGIDFTNDIILYKELLNNIKPAIYRIKNEIQIVNSVFKEMILNNDPILEIAEKAVQETEKIFNIKFGEYSLCSIGFHINSAIERSKRENVKKVILICGLGYGSSKILEQSLKENYELDIIDVLPYYLADDLIPGYENIDLIISTISLNRKYHVPVIKINPLLKENDFKKLSEYGMEKSSTKISLRKLLKIIENNTEIKNMQSLVNDLKKGLDRRIRDDLSEIGSVLKGLLNRDNVKFLDNVKSWQEGMLEAGTMLVKNKNTTFDYVNEMIELVEKHGPYIIIDEGIAMPHAGISENVLKTGVSLLIVKEKVKFSDGRGVNIFLSFAAKNKNEHMEILNDLFELTTKYGFIEKISKISKYEELESYFENI, from the coding sequence ATGAATCGTGAAAATCTATCATTAAAAGAAAGAATGAACATATTGAAAATGATACTTTTTTTTGATGAGAGCGGACTGAAGCTTTCTGATATAGCTGAAAGTATGAAAATTTCCAGAATAGAGGTTAGAAAAGATTTGGAGAAACTGACTGATGAGCTGAAAAAAGATGGCATAAACCTTATTTATGAGAATTATGTGGGATATAAACTTGAAGGGAATAAAGGAAAACTTCTCATAAAAAGAGTTGAAACTTTGGAAGAGATTATGGCACAATTTGACGGAGGAAGTTTTTTTGTTTCTGAAAATAATGATAAATGGGAAAGTTCAGATTATTTTTATGGATATATAAAATATGAAAACATAGAAATAGTCAGAGAATTTTTAGCAGAAATTAGAAAAAAAATGAATATTGAAATAAGAGAGCAGAATTACAGTAAAGTATTTTCATATATACTTATTTTAATTAATTTTGAAAAATTATACAATAATGACAGGAAGCACACCGTTAAGAAGTTTTTATTGCATACTCCGGAATATTTAATATCTGAAGAAGTATTGAAAAAGATATTTACGAACAGAAATAAAGATTTTTGTTTAAATGACGGGAAATTACTGTTAATTGCTGATCTCATAACGGGAATAATGATAAACGGATTTTCAGAAAATTCTTTTTATCAATGGATAAACGAAGGTGTTATTATAGAAAAGATTATTTCCAAAGCAGGAAAGCTCACAGGAATTGATTTTACCAATGATATTATATTGTATAAAGAGCTTCTCAATAATATAAAACCTGCAATATATAGAATAAAAAATGAAATTCAGATAGTAAACTCAGTTTTTAAAGAAATGATTTTAAATAATGATCCTATTCTTGAAATTGCTGAAAAAGCAGTACAGGAGACAGAAAAAATATTTAACATAAAATTTGGAGAATATTCTTTATGTTCCATAGGTTTTCATATAAATTCCGCTATAGAAAGAAGTAAAAGAGAAAACGTAAAAAAAGTAATATTAATTTGCGGATTGGGATATGGAAGTTCAAAAATTCTTGAACAGAGTCTTAAAGAAAACTATGAGTTGGATATAATAGATGTATTACCTTATTATTTAGCAGATGATTTAATACCGGGTTATGAAAACATAGATTTAATAATATCTACAATTTCCCTTAACAGAAAATATCATGTGCCCGTTATTAAAATAAATCCTTTACTCAAAGAAAATGATTTTAAAAAATTGTCTGAATATGGAATGGAAAAAAGCAGTACAAAAATTTCACTAAGAAAACTACTGAAAATAATAGAGAATAATACAGAGATAAAAAATATGCAAAGTCTTGTAAATGATTTGAAAAAAGGCTTGGATAGGAGGATAAGAGATGATTTATCGGAAATAGGATCAGTATTAAAAGGGCTGCTCAACAGAGACAATGTAAAATTTTTAGATAATGTAAAAAGCTGGCAGGAAGGAATGTTGGAAGCAGGTACGATGCTTGTAAAAAATAAAAATACGACTTTCGATTATGTAAATGAAATGATAGAGCTAGTGGAAAAACATGGACCGTATATAATAATTGATGAAGGGATAGCGATGCCTCATGCAGGAATTTCAGAGAATGTTTTAAAAACAGGAGTTTCATTGTTGATTGTAAAGGAAAAAGTGAAGTTTTCTGACGGAAGAGGAGTAAATATATTTTTAAGTTTTGCAGCTAAAAATAAAAATGAACATATGGAAATATTAAATGATTTATTTGAACTCACAACAAAATATGGATTTATTGAGAAAATATCCAAGATAAGTAAATATGAGGAGCTTGAAAGTTATTTTGAAAATATATAA
- the clpB gene encoding ATP-dependent chaperone ClpB — protein sequence MEEKFTRKSMEAISEAHNFAIKYRSSDMKVEHLLLALIGQMNGLIPNILKKMGIDTISLMKVLEDKLNKMPKIEGGTSEPRPNAELNRILVGSGDYAKKMGDSYISTEHLFLSAYDNNSFLRENGVIKNQFENVLNEIRGGRKIMSDNPENSYEALEKYGKDLVELARKGKIDPIIGRDNEIRRAIQILSRRNKNNPILIGEPGVGKTAIAEGIAQRILKGDVPENLKDKTIFSLDMGALISGAKYRGEFEERLKAVLDELENSEGRIILFIDEVHNIVGAGKTEGSMDAGNLLKPMLARGEIKVIGATTLDEYRKYIEKDAALERRFQPIMVNEPSVEDTISILRGLKEKFEIFHGIRITDNAIVTAATMSDRYINDRFLPDKAIDLIDEAAAKVKTEINSMPTELDEVTRRLMQLEIEKVALKKEKDQASKDRLETLEKEISELREEEKSLKSQWESEKEEAGRLTKINEEIEKVKLEIEEAERKSDYNKLAELKYGKLATLEKEREEEEEKWNNADKGNSNKLLKQEIDSEEIAEIVGKWTGIPVSKLLQGEKEKILNLAEHMKTRVIGQDEAIETISDTIIRSRAGLKDPNRPIGSFIFLGPTGVGKTYLTKTLAHNLFDDENNIVRIDMSEYMDKFSVSRLIGAPPGYVGYEEGGQLTEAVRRKPYSVILFDEIEKAHPDVFNVLLQLLDDGRLTDGKGKVVDFKNTIVIMTSNIGSEIILKDPKLSRETKEEVLDEMKHRFKPEFLNRIDDIVVFNSLGKENVKNIISLILKDINKKLKDQFIKIEFTDKALDFIVEEAYEPAYGARPLKRFVQKDIETNLSKMILSNEIPENSTVLIESDGKKLTYKVK from the coding sequence ATGGAAGAAAAATTTACACGGAAAAGCATGGAAGCTATTTCAGAAGCTCATAATTTTGCAATAAAATATAGAAGTTCCGATATGAAAGTGGAACATCTGTTACTTGCATTAATAGGACAAATGAATGGTCTTATTCCGAACATTTTGAAAAAAATGGGGATAGATACAATAAGTCTTATGAAAGTATTGGAAGATAAATTAAATAAAATGCCTAAAATTGAAGGAGGAACTTCAGAACCGAGACCTAATGCGGAATTGAACAGAATATTGGTAGGATCGGGAGATTATGCTAAAAAAATGGGAGACAGCTATATAAGCACTGAGCATTTATTTCTGTCAGCTTATGATAACAACAGTTTTTTAAGAGAAAACGGTGTTATAAAAAATCAATTTGAAAATGTTCTTAACGAAATAAGAGGAGGTAGAAAAATTATGTCGGATAACCCTGAAAATTCTTATGAAGCATTGGAAAAATACGGAAAAGACTTAGTAGAACTGGCACGTAAAGGGAAAATAGACCCGATTATAGGTAGAGATAATGAAATAAGACGTGCTATTCAGATTTTATCCAGAAGAAATAAAAATAACCCTATATTAATAGGGGAACCGGGAGTAGGAAAAACTGCCATTGCCGAAGGAATTGCTCAAAGAATACTAAAAGGTGATGTTCCTGAAAATTTGAAAGATAAAACTATATTTTCTCTTGATATGGGAGCATTAATTTCAGGAGCAAAATATAGAGGAGAATTTGAGGAAAGATTGAAAGCCGTACTGGATGAACTTGAAAACAGTGAGGGAAGAATTATACTGTTCATAGATGAAGTTCACAATATAGTAGGGGCAGGGAAAACTGAAGGTTCTATGGACGCCGGAAATCTTTTAAAACCTATGCTTGCACGTGGTGAAATTAAAGTAATAGGGGCTACCACTCTTGACGAATATAGAAAATATATTGAAAAGGATGCTGCCCTTGAAAGAAGATTTCAGCCTATCATGGTTAATGAACCATCTGTAGAAGACACTATTTCCATATTACGTGGTTTGAAAGAGAAATTTGAAATATTCCACGGAATCAGAATTACCGACAATGCTATAGTGACTGCCGCTACAATGAGCGATAGATATATAAACGATCGTTTTTTGCCTGACAAAGCTATCGACCTTATTGATGAAGCCGCAGCAAAAGTAAAAACTGAAATAAATTCAATGCCTACAGAACTTGATGAAGTTACAAGACGTCTTATGCAGTTGGAAATTGAAAAAGTGGCATTGAAAAAAGAGAAGGATCAAGCTTCCAAAGATAGACTTGAAACATTGGAAAAAGAAATTTCAGAACTTAGAGAAGAAGAAAAATCCCTTAAATCCCAATGGGAAAGTGAAAAGGAAGAAGCCGGAAGACTCACGAAAATAAATGAAGAAATTGAAAAAGTTAAGCTCGAAATTGAAGAAGCCGAAAGAAAAAGTGATTATAACAAGCTCGCTGAATTAAAATACGGAAAACTTGCCACTCTTGAAAAAGAAAGAGAAGAAGAGGAAGAAAAGTGGAACAATGCTGATAAAGGAAACTCAAATAAACTGTTGAAACAGGAAATTGACAGTGAGGAAATTGCCGAAATCGTAGGAAAATGGACGGGAATCCCGGTCTCTAAACTCTTACAAGGAGAAAAGGAAAAAATATTGAATTTAGCAGAACATATGAAAACTCGTGTTATCGGACAAGATGAAGCTATTGAAACAATAAGTGATACTATAATAAGATCCCGTGCAGGGCTAAAAGACCCGAACAGACCTATAGGTTCATTTATTTTTCTCGGACCTACAGGAGTAGGAAAAACATATCTGACTAAAACCCTTGCACATAATTTATTTGACGATGAAAACAATATCGTCAGAATAGATATGAGTGAATATATGGACAAATTCAGTGTCTCCAGACTTATAGGTGCTCCTCCGGGATATGTAGGCTATGAAGAGGGAGGACAGTTGACTGAAGCGGTGAGAAGAAAACCATATTCCGTTATACTGTTTGATGAAATTGAAAAAGCTCACCCCGATGTATTCAATGTTTTGCTCCAGTTACTAGATGACGGAAGACTTACAGACGGAAAAGGTAAAGTAGTCGATTTTAAAAATACAATCGTAATAATGACTTCAAACATAGGAAGTGAAATTATATTAAAAGACCCGAAACTTTCAAGGGAAACTAAGGAAGAAGTTCTTGATGAAATGAAACACAGATTTAAACCTGAATTTTTAAACAGAATTGATGATATAGTAGTATTTAACTCGTTAGGAAAAGAAAATGTAAAAAATATTATAAGTCTTATACTGAAAGATATAAATAAAAAACTTAAAGATCAGTTTATAAAAATCGAATTTACAGACAAAGCCCTTGATTTCATAGTGGAAGAGGCATATGAGCCTGCTTATGGAGCAAGACCTTTAAAGAGATTTGTGCAGAAAGATATAGAAACTAACCTTTCAAAAATGATTTTGTCAAATGAAATACCTGAAAACAGTACAGTTTTAATAGAGAGCGACGGAAAGAAGCTGACTTATAAAGTAAAATAA
- a CDS encoding ATP-binding cassette domain-containing protein codes for MLEIRNLTVNYNEKIILKNINLKLERKIYGLAGVTGSGKTTFIKAILGLLQYKGEILLNGRMLSSRKGFQIVFQNPFNSFDPKRTVKFSVLEIIRLNSTNYTPNELADKVGVNSEFINKYPCELSGGELQRFSIARALAGNPEVLILDEPTSALDLENQEKILDILKSLKNVIIIFISHNLSILKYISDEILILNEKTKSIELADI; via the coding sequence ATGCTGGAAATCAGAAATTTAACAGTAAATTATAATGAAAAAATTATACTTAAAAATATAAATTTAAAACTGGAACGGAAAATATACGGATTGGCAGGAGTAACGGGATCAGGAAAAACAACTTTTATAAAGGCGATTTTAGGACTATTACAATATAAAGGAGAAATTTTATTAAACGGAAGAATGTTAAGTAGTAGAAAAGGCTTTCAAATAGTATTTCAAAATCCTTTTAATTCCTTTGATCCGAAAAGAACTGTAAAGTTTTCCGTATTGGAAATTATTCGGCTAAATTCTACGAATTATACTCCAAATGAACTTGCCGATAAAGTAGGAGTAAACTCTGAATTTATAAATAAATATCCGTGTGAGCTATCAGGAGGAGAGCTACAGAGGTTTTCTATTGCAAGAGCATTGGCAGGAAACCCGGAAGTATTGATTCTGGATGAGCCGACATCAGCATTGGATTTGGAAAATCAGGAGAAAATTCTTGATATTTTAAAATCATTGAAAAACGTAATAATTATATTTATAAGTCATAACTTAAGCATATTAAAATATATTTCCGATGAAATTTTGATTTTAAATGAAAAGACTAAAAGTATAGAGTTAGCTGATATTTAA
- a CDS encoding ABC transporter ATP-binding protein, giving the protein MLEVNNLKITVKDKILVDNINFKINKNESLGIIGQSGSGKTLTALAIIGLLDKKIYNFSGSIKFFDREILKLQEKEIASIRLSDIAIVYQNPFNTFSPVEKIDKQIDRIYKIKKLKRNEEKISSLLKVVSLNENHLKKCPHELSGGELQRLVIITALLLKPKILICDEPTTSLDKDTGIKIVRFLDKYRREEKMSLIFITHNLNIVGKVSDKLLIMKNGKIIERGAVSEVINNPKEEYSRKLLKLFKLGDYNAGNQKFNSKL; this is encoded by the coding sequence ATGTTGGAAGTAAATAATTTAAAAATAACGGTTAAAGATAAAATTTTAGTAGATAATATAAATTTTAAAATTAATAAAAATGAATCACTGGGAATAATAGGACAGTCAGGTTCGGGAAAAACTCTCACGGCTTTAGCAATAATAGGATTATTGGATAAAAAGATATATAATTTTTCAGGAAGTATAAAATTTTTTGATAGAGAAATCTTAAAATTACAGGAAAAAGAAATTGCTTCAATAAGGCTTTCAGATATAGCTATAGTATATCAGAATCCTTTTAATACTTTTTCCCCTGTAGAAAAAATAGATAAACAGATTGATAGAATTTATAAAATAAAAAAATTGAAAAGAAATGAAGAAAAAATAAGTTCTCTTCTTAAAGTAGTTTCACTTAATGAAAATCATCTGAAAAAATGTCCGCATGAGTTATCAGGAGGAGAGTTACAAAGACTGGTAATTATTACAGCACTGTTATTAAAACCTAAAATTTTAATTTGTGATGAACCGACAACATCTTTGGATAAAGATACTGGAATAAAGATAGTAAGATTTCTCGACAAATACAGAAGAGAAGAAAAAATGTCACTGATATTTATAACGCACAATTTGAATATTGTTGGAAAAGTTTCAGATAAATTGTTAATTATGAAAAATGGAAAAATAATTGAAAGAGGAGCAGTTTCAGAAGTTATAAATAATCCGAAAGAAGAGTATAGTAGAAAATTACTGAAATTATTTAAATTAGGAGACTATAATGCTGGAAATCAGAAATTTAACAGTAAATTATAA
- a CDS encoding ABC transporter permease translates to MRYKLLSGGLIFLTIILFIFLGPVIYPVNPNAVNLMNIENPPNITALLGTDSTGRDILARLMEGGKVSLTVGILATLIKMLISLILGFLSVYFEKLDSVIMRICDILMCFPFYVLAISISAFTGPSVKNLIMIIVFFTFAVPTRLIRTEIKTLKNKEFIQILKLNDEKTIKILINHIIPNLKNTVLVIFTTSVAQAILMESSLSFLGMGVQEPRSSWGSMLSIALNVLNIQNKLWLWLPPGILVLLLIFSINLIGEGLRDVGSK, encoded by the coding sequence ATGAGATATAAGTTATTATCAGGAGGATTAATATTTCTGACAATTATTTTATTTATTTTTCTTGGTCCTGTTATTTATCCTGTAAATCCCAATGCCGTCAATTTGATGAATATAGAAAATCCACCGAATATAACAGCATTATTAGGAACGGATTCTACAGGAAGGGATATTCTGGCAAGATTAATGGAAGGAGGAAAAGTTTCACTAACTGTAGGGATTTTAGCGACTTTAATTAAAATGCTTATTTCTCTGATTTTAGGTTTTCTTTCGGTTTATTTTGAAAAACTTGATAGTGTAATTATGAGAATATGTGACATACTTATGTGTTTTCCTTTTTATGTTCTTGCAATTTCAATTTCCGCTTTCACAGGGCCCTCTGTTAAAAATTTGATAATGATAATAGTATTTTTTACTTTTGCAGTGCCTACAAGATTAATCAGAACGGAAATAAAAACATTAAAAAATAAAGAGTTTATTCAAATTTTAAAATTAAATGATGAAAAAACAATAAAAATACTTATAAATCATATAATTCCTAATTTGAAAAATACCGTTCTTGTAATTTTTACTACTTCCGTTGCCCAAGCTATTTTGATGGAGTCATCTCTATCGTTTTTAGGAATGGGAGTTCAGGAACCCCGATCCAGCTGGGGATCTATGCTTTCGATAGCACTGAATGTATTAAATATACAGAATAAACTGTGGTTGTGGTTACCTCCGGGAATTTTGGTTTTACTTTTAATTTTTTCTATAAATTTAATAGGAGAGGGACTTCGGGATGTTGGAAGTAAATAA
- a CDS encoding ABC transporter permease, whose amino-acid sequence MRKYIIRRILISGVILIGICIFVFVLLQLSPGNPYMDSMKPGMTPEQIEIMLQKKGHYAPISIKFLKWLTLVLKFDFGYSMKYGQPVMTVISERLLNTLFLTVPSLVVSLYISIIVGRYTAYNKEFFDKITDIISGIGISMPTFLFAILLIKWFTFDISLFPVSGTGELLSTDKLSQFFIKIYYAALPISVLTFINFSHFVRYIKGYMSSVKDAEYIRTYRGFGMTEYEAYKKIGLRNILPQIFTMIFTEIPNLISGTLITETIFVWPGFGKLNYDAVLYRDYPLIMGIIIIIAFTVLISNFLSDILNYYLDKRIGV is encoded by the coding sequence ATGAGGAAGTATATAATTAGAAGAATATTAATATCCGGAGTAATATTAATTGGGATTTGTATTTTTGTGTTTGTACTACTACAGTTATCTCCCGGAAACCCTTATATGGATTCAATGAAACCGGGAATGACTCCTGAACAGATTGAAATAATGCTTCAAAAAAAAGGACATTATGCTCCGATATCGATAAAATTTTTAAAATGGCTTACTTTAGTTTTGAAATTTGATTTCGGTTATTCTATGAAGTATGGGCAACCTGTAATGACGGTGATTTCGGAAAGATTACTCAATACACTTTTTTTGACTGTACCGTCATTAGTAGTATCACTTTACATTTCAATAATAGTAGGAAGGTATACCGCATATAATAAAGAATTTTTTGATAAAATAACGGATATTATAAGTGGAATAGGAATTTCAATGCCTACGTTTTTATTTGCAATTTTACTTATAAAATGGTTTACATTTGATATTTCGCTTTTCCCTGTTTCAGGGACAGGAGAACTTTTAAGTACTGATAAGTTAAGTCAATTTTTTATAAAAATTTATTACGCGGCATTACCCATTTCTGTTTTAACTTTTATAAATTTTTCACATTTTGTAAGATATATAAAAGGATATATGTCATCTGTAAAAGACGCCGAATACATAAGAACATATCGGGGCTTTGGAATGACAGAATATGAAGCGTACAAAAAAATCGGATTGAGAAATATTTTACCTCAAATTTTTACGATGATTTTTACAGAAATTCCCAATCTTATTTCTGGTACATTAATAACCGAAACCATATTTGTATGGCCGGGATTTGGAAAATTAAATTATGATGCGGTTTTATACAGGGATTATCCTTTAATTATGGGAATAATTATAATAATAGCTTTTACTGTCCTTATTTCAAATTTTTTATCAGATATTTTAAATTACTATTTAGATAAAAGAATAGGAGTTTAA
- a CDS encoding ABC transporter substrate-binding protein produces MKNFSMKKIWSTLKITTMLVVICLGMINCSKGQSTADKAGEKVSELNYGIAVSPEGKFNPLVANTQYDVVVNSLVYDSLLKLNSKIELEPSMAEKYEISNDGKKIVFTLKPNIKFHDGMPVTSKDIKFTLESLASPEYEGDLASYVQSIKGFKEFHENKASEIAGIACPDEKTIEINFDEPYSPMLINIGTLGILPSHIWEKIEISKWRENNEYISNPVGSGPYKLDIFKLGEFVKLISNDEYYKGVPKLKTFIFKVVNEETVSVELLKGSIQIADISNIRSDNVKTLKDGGIEIIKYPNSKIQYMGFNLRNEVLKDINLRTAIAYGIDREAIVKGLLEGNGVVINAPMIPSLWSYPKEGLIEYKFDEVKAKKFLKVAGYEDTNGNGVVDKNGKDLELTLTVPTEDTIREKTGMVIQDNLAKIGIKVNIEAMEFKAVMTKVVGNHEFEMYLMGNTLDVDPDPTPYWYSTQASDKRGVFGWNIAGYRSKEADNLMDLNRKAVEITERTKILNDFGKLLNKELPWVPLYASDIVKAYNKNLKNYTPNTFADFYNVENWELEK; encoded by the coding sequence ATGAAAAATTTTAGTATGAAAAAGATATGGTCTACTTTAAAAATAACAACAATGCTCGTTGTAATATGTTTAGGAATGATAAACTGTTCAAAAGGACAAAGTACAGCCGACAAAGCGGGCGAAAAAGTTTCAGAATTGAATTACGGGATAGCGGTTTCTCCCGAGGGGAAATTTAATCCGTTGGTAGCCAATACTCAGTATGATGTTGTTGTAAATTCATTAGTGTATGATTCTCTTTTAAAATTAAATTCTAAAATTGAATTAGAACCTTCAATGGCTGAAAAATATGAAATAAGCAATGACGGAAAAAAGATTGTATTCACTTTAAAACCGAATATTAAATTTCATGACGGAATGCCCGTTACTTCAAAAGATATTAAATTTACTTTAGAATCTTTGGCAAGTCCTGAATATGAGGGAGATTTGGCAAGCTATGTTCAGTCTATTAAGGGATTTAAAGAGTTTCACGAAAATAAAGCATCTGAAATCGCAGGAATTGCGTGTCCTGATGAAAAAACAATAGAAATTAATTTTGATGAACCTTATTCACCTATGTTGATTAATATAGGAACTTTAGGAATTTTACCTTCACACATTTGGGAAAAAATTGAGATCAGTAAATGGAGAGAAAATAATGAGTATATTTCCAATCCCGTAGGTTCAGGTCCATATAAACTGGATATATTCAAATTGGGAGAATTTGTAAAACTGATTTCAAATGATGAATATTATAAAGGAGTGCCTAAATTAAAAACTTTCATATTTAAAGTAGTTAATGAAGAAACCGTAAGTGTAGAATTATTAAAAGGAAGTATTCAGATAGCCGATATTTCAAATATCAGATCAGATAATGTCAAAACACTGAAAGATGGGGGCATAGAAATAATAAAATATCCGAATTCAAAAATACAGTATATGGGTTTTAATTTAAGAAATGAGGTCTTAAAAGATATAAATTTAAGAACTGCAATTGCATACGGAATAGATAGAGAAGCAATAGTTAAAGGACTTCTTGAAGGAAACGGAGTCGTGATAAATGCACCTATGATTCCGTCTTTGTGGTCATATCCGAAAGAAGGTCTGATTGAATATAAGTTTGATGAAGTTAAAGCAAAAAAATTTTTAAAAGTAGCAGGTTATGAAGATACAAATGGAAATGGAGTTGTAGATAAAAATGGAAAAGATCTGGAATTGACTCTTACTGTTCCTACAGAAGATACGATTAGGGAAAAAACAGGTATGGTTATTCAGGACAATCTGGCTAAAATAGGAATCAAAGTAAATATAGAAGCTATGGAATTTAAAGCGGTAATGACAAAAGTAGTGGGAAATCATGAATTTGAGATGTATCTGATGGGGAATACTCTTGATGTAGACCCTGATCCTACACCTTACTGGTATTCTACACAGGCTTCTGACAAAAGAGGAGTTTTCGGTTGGAATATAGCAGGGTATAGATCAAAGGAAGCTGATAATTTAATGGACTTAAATAGAAAAGCTGTTGAAATTACTGAAAGAACAAAGATACTTAATGATTTTGGAAAGTTATTGAATAAAGAATTACCTTGGGTGCCTTTATATGCTTCGGATATAGTAAAAGCTTATAATAAAAATCTGAAAAACTATACTCCGAATACATTTGCAGATTTTTATAATGTTGAAAACTGGGAACTTGAAAAATAG
- a CDS encoding cobalamin-independent methionine synthase II family protein has translation MKNIFKPFSTTLIGSMPRSEELLQLKEKSIKDSYYCNKYKEKMFSETETVINMLQDVGIDIIISGELSRDNYMSYVAERVSGIKLMTMENIKEITGNTDDFNKSLEEMDAADNSMNSPVCTGKISTDTKLNIEEVDMIKSITDKPFKMTLPSPYLLTRSMWLKEVTGKVYENRKELGNDVVKLLINEIRRLVSVGVKIIQIDEPILSEVVFMRQSGDNSFYUGALSAKIKVDRELKFANDLLAPIFDELRKYEDVLSGMHVCRGNWTCHETVLLEGAYDKLGEFFDSLDVDMLALEFSTPRAGEVKQLFENNFLDKKIILGFGCINPRNHIIETPEEIVEATEKVLEFLPPEKIWLNPDCGFATFAKRPLNSYEVIKQKLSSMVKASHILREKYK, from the coding sequence GTGAAAAATATATTTAAACCTTTTTCGACTACATTAATTGGAAGTATGCCACGTTCTGAAGAATTGTTACAGTTAAAGGAAAAGAGTATAAAAGACAGCTATTACTGTAATAAATATAAAGAAAAAATGTTTTCGGAAACGGAAACGGTTATTAATATGCTACAAGACGTAGGGATAGACATAATTATAAGCGGAGAATTGTCACGGGATAATTATATGAGCTATGTTGCCGAACGTGTTTCTGGTATAAAGCTAATGACAATGGAAAATATAAAAGAAATCACGGGAAATACTGATGATTTTAATAAAAGTCTCGAAGAAATGGATGCAGCTGACAATTCTATGAACAGTCCCGTATGTACAGGGAAAATTTCTACAGATACCAAGCTGAATATTGAAGAAGTGGATATGATAAAAAGTATTACGGATAAACCTTTTAAAATGACTTTACCGAGTCCTTATTTGCTGACTCGTTCTATGTGGTTAAAAGAAGTCACGGGGAAAGTATACGAAAATCGTAAAGAATTAGGGAATGATGTAGTAAAACTGCTGATTAATGAAATAAGACGTCTTGTTTCAGTGGGAGTTAAAATTATTCAGATTGATGAGCCGATTTTATCTGAAGTTGTTTTTATGAGACAGAGCGGAGATAATTCTTTTTATTGAGGAGCATTGTCTGCAAAGATCAAGGTTGATCGGGAATTGAAATTTGCTAATGATTTGTTAGCTCCCATATTTGACGAACTTCGTAAATATGAAGATGTTTTAAGTGGAATGCATGTCTGTCGCGGAAACTGGACTTGTCATGAAACGGTATTACTTGAAGGGGCTTATGACAAACTCGGAGAATTTTTCGACTCACTAGATGTGGATATGCTGGCATTGGAATTTTCCACTCCTCGGGCAGGAGAAGTAAAGCAGCTGTTTGAAAATAATTTTTTAGATAAAAAAATAATATTAGGTTTCGGATGTATAAATCCGAGAAATCATATTATTGAAACTCCCGAGGAGATTGTTGAGGCGACAGAAAAGGTATTGGAATTTTTACCGCCTGAAAAAATATGGTTGAATCCTGACTGTGGATTTGCAACATTTGCCAAAAGACCGTTGAATTCTTATGAAGTAATAAAACAAAAATTATCATCAATGGTAAAGGCTTCACATATTTTAAGAGAAAAATATAAGTAA
- the yedF gene encoding sulfurtransferase-like selenium metabolism protein YedF, translating into MAQSYDVVIKGTGMGEGEKVLVDNLMKAFIHTLAQRENLPAHIVFYGEGAKLTAKGSGCLEDLKELEKRGVKVMTCGICIDYYELNDHLEVGTITTMGEVVEILSNSNLIVEP; encoded by the coding sequence ATGGCACAAAGTTATGATGTTGTAATTAAAGGAACAGGAATGGGAGAAGGTGAAAAAGTATTAGTTGATAATTTAATGAAAGCCTTTATTCATACTCTTGCCCAAAGGGAAAATCTGCCTGCTCATATTGTTTTTTACGGAGAAGGAGCAAAACTAACTGCTAAAGGTTCAGGATGTCTAGAAGATTTGAAAGAGCTTGAAAAAAGGGGAGTAAAAGTTATGACTTGTGGTATTTGTATTGATTACTATGAGCTGAATGACCATTTAGAAGTAGGAACTATAACCACGATGGGAGAAGTTGTAGAAATATTGTCTAACAGTAATTTAATAGTAGAACCTTAA